A genomic stretch from Ooceraea biroi isolate clonal line C1 chromosome 3, Obir_v5.4, whole genome shotgun sequence includes:
- the LOC109611234 gene encoding 6-phosphogluconolactonase isoform X1 has translation MTEVVVATDEEQLLSRISNLVARAADDAISRDDRIFRFGVSGGSMVELLAKCLPNIATDWSKWRFFFCDERVVPLEDPESNFGLYKTNFIGKVPVTEEQFIKVDPELNAENAAKDYIKKMAFFFPPDRLPRFDCLLLGLGQDGHTCSLFPGHRTLDDENMWVTWELNSPKPPSSRISLTMPVINNARMCVFIATGAGKAEIVEKVLRDKKDLPATRVEPVDGTLFWLLDQEAASRLHNTE, from the exons ATGACAGAGGTAGTAGTGGCCACCGATGAAGAGCAATTGCTTTCGCGGATATCTAACCTCGTTGCCCGCGCTGCCGACGACGCGATCTCACGTGATGATCGAATCTTTCGATTTGGAGTATCAG GTGGTTCGATGGTAGAACTGTTAGCCAAATGCTTGCCTAACATTGCGACTGACTGGAGCAAGTGGCGTTTCTTCTTCTGTGACGAGCGGGTGGTACCTCTGGAAGATCCAGAGTCCAATTTTGGTCTctataaaacgaattttattGGAAAGGTACCCGTCACTGAGGAGCAATTCATAAAAGTCGATCCAGAACTCAATG cCGAGAACGCGGCGAAggattacattaaaaaaatggcctTCTTCTTCCCGCCGGACAGATTACCAAGGTTTGATTGCCTGCTGTTAGGCCTGGGCCAGGATGGGCATACATGCTCGCTTTTTCCGGGTCACCGAACTCTCGACGACGAGAATATGTGGGTTACATGGGAGCTGAATTCGCCGAAACCTCCATCCAGTAGAATCAGCCTCACCATGCCAGTGATCAATAATGCTCGCATGTGTGTATTCATCGCTACTGGCGCTGGCAAGGCCGAGATCGTTGAA AAAGTCTTGAGAGACAAAAAGGATTTACCAGCCACCAGAGTAGAACCAGTCGATGGCACGCTTTTCTGGCTACTGGATCAAGAAGCAGCCAGCAGATTACACAATACAGAGTGA
- the LOC109611234 gene encoding 6-phosphogluconolactonase isoform X2, which translates to MVELLAKCLPNIATDWSKWRFFFCDERVVPLEDPESNFGLYKTNFIGKVPVTEEQFIKVDPELNAENAAKDYIKKMAFFFPPDRLPRFDCLLLGLGQDGHTCSLFPGHRTLDDENMWVTWELNSPKPPSSRISLTMPVINNARMCVFIATGAGKAEIVEKVLRDKKDLPATRVEPVDGTLFWLLDQEAASRLHNTE; encoded by the exons ATGGTAGAACTGTTAGCCAAATGCTTGCCTAACATTGCGACTGACTGGAGCAAGTGGCGTTTCTTCTTCTGTGACGAGCGGGTGGTACCTCTGGAAGATCCAGAGTCCAATTTTGGTCTctataaaacgaattttattGGAAAGGTACCCGTCACTGAGGAGCAATTCATAAAAGTCGATCCAGAACTCAATG cCGAGAACGCGGCGAAggattacattaaaaaaatggcctTCTTCTTCCCGCCGGACAGATTACCAAGGTTTGATTGCCTGCTGTTAGGCCTGGGCCAGGATGGGCATACATGCTCGCTTTTTCCGGGTCACCGAACTCTCGACGACGAGAATATGTGGGTTACATGGGAGCTGAATTCGCCGAAACCTCCATCCAGTAGAATCAGCCTCACCATGCCAGTGATCAATAATGCTCGCATGTGTGTATTCATCGCTACTGGCGCTGGCAAGGCCGAGATCGTTGAA AAAGTCTTGAGAGACAAAAAGGATTTACCAGCCACCAGAGTAGAACCAGTCGATGGCACGCTTTTCTGGCTACTGGATCAAGAAGCAGCCAGCAGATTACACAATACAGAGTGA
- the LOC105283169 gene encoding protein ABHD13 isoform X1 encodes MKLNAEIMSFGVRLARSRPIRLLGSIAMKCWAFSGAYILACFLLYWLYGGILAFILLCFAITGILYHREDQLLYHPELPAHSRVYVPAPSIFSLPYQSVYTRAGDGTMLHMFFISQPEEKMRKAPTLLFLHGNAGNMGHRLQNIMGLYHSIECNILMLEYRGYGLSQGSPSEEGLYMDAQAGMDYLSSRTDINTNEIIVFGRSLGGAVAIDLATKEESSRRVWCLILENTFTSIPDMAALFVGSKFLQYLPLFVYKNKYLSILKVRSVTVPTMFISGLADTLVPPRMMQDLYKNCRSTCKRILPVVGGTHNETWCQPGYYQNIRSFLAELRENPPPPRVVSSHWQIDDI; translated from the exons ATGAAACTAAATGCAGAAATAATGTCCTTTGGAGTACGTTTAGCTCGCAGCAGGCCCATTAGGCTTCTAGGAAGTATCGCCATGAAATGTTGGGCTTTCAGCGGAGCTTACATTCTTGCTTGCTTCCTCTTATACTGGCTATATGGTGGAATCCTGGCTTTCATTCTGTTGTGCTTTGCCATAACTG GAATACTCTATCATAGAGAAGATCAGCTTTTATATCATCCAGAATTGCCAGCTCACTCCAGAGTTTATGTGCCAGCACCTTCAATATTTAGTTTGCCGTATCAAAGTGTGTACACCAGAGCTGGTGATGGCACAATGTTGCACATGTTTTTCATTTCTCAACCGGAGGAAAAAATGAGGAAAGCGCctacattattatttcttcatgGCAACGCTGGCAATATGGGCCATCG ATTGCAGAATATAATGGGACTGTATCACAGTATCGAATGTAACATTTTGATGTTAGAGTACCGAGGATACGGCCTGTCGCAGGGCTCTCCGTCAGAAGAAGGCCTTTACATGGACGCCCAAGCGGGAATGGATTATCTGTCCAGTAGAACAGATATTAATACTAATGAAATTATAGTGTTTGGTAGATCGTTag GTGGAGCAGTAGCAATCGATCTAGCCACGAAGGAGGAAAGCTCACGAAGAGTTTGGTGCCTTATACTCGAAAATACCTTCACTAGTATTCCAGATATGGCTGCCTTATTCGTCGGATcgaaatttttgcaatatttaccactctttgtatataaaaacaag TATTTATCTATCTTGAAAGTTCGCTCAGTCACAGTACCCACTATGTTTATTTCCGGTCTGGCGGACACGCTGGTACCACCCCGCATGATGCAGGATCTCTACAAAAATTGTCGAAGCACGTGTAAACGGATACTTCCAGTCGTGGGCGGTACGCACAACGAGACCTGGTGTCAGCCGGGTTACTATCAGAATATTCGTTCTTTTCTGGCCGAGCTCAGGGAAAATCCTCCTCCTCCGAGAGTGGTATCTAGTCATTGGCAGATTGATGATATCTAG
- the LOC105283169 gene encoding protein ABHD13 isoform X2, with protein sequence MKLNAEIMSFGVRLARSRPIRLLGSIAMKCWAFSGAYILACFLLYWLYGGILAFILLCFAITGILYHREDQLLYHPELPAHSRVYVPAPSIFSLPYQSVYTRAGDGTMLHMFFISQPEEKMRKAPTLLFLHGNAGNMGHRLQNIMGLYHSIECNILMLEYRGYGLSQGSPSEEGLYMDAQAGMDYLSSRTDINTNEIIVFGRSLGGAVAIDLATKEESSRRVWCLILENTFTSIPDMAALFVGSKFLQYLPLFVYKNKDLYKNCRSTCKRILPVVGGTHNETWCQPGYYQNIRSFLAELRENPPPPRVVSSHWQIDDI encoded by the exons ATGAAACTAAATGCAGAAATAATGTCCTTTGGAGTACGTTTAGCTCGCAGCAGGCCCATTAGGCTTCTAGGAAGTATCGCCATGAAATGTTGGGCTTTCAGCGGAGCTTACATTCTTGCTTGCTTCCTCTTATACTGGCTATATGGTGGAATCCTGGCTTTCATTCTGTTGTGCTTTGCCATAACTG GAATACTCTATCATAGAGAAGATCAGCTTTTATATCATCCAGAATTGCCAGCTCACTCCAGAGTTTATGTGCCAGCACCTTCAATATTTAGTTTGCCGTATCAAAGTGTGTACACCAGAGCTGGTGATGGCACAATGTTGCACATGTTTTTCATTTCTCAACCGGAGGAAAAAATGAGGAAAGCGCctacattattatttcttcatgGCAACGCTGGCAATATGGGCCATCG ATTGCAGAATATAATGGGACTGTATCACAGTATCGAATGTAACATTTTGATGTTAGAGTACCGAGGATACGGCCTGTCGCAGGGCTCTCCGTCAGAAGAAGGCCTTTACATGGACGCCCAAGCGGGAATGGATTATCTGTCCAGTAGAACAGATATTAATACTAATGAAATTATAGTGTTTGGTAGATCGTTag GTGGAGCAGTAGCAATCGATCTAGCCACGAAGGAGGAAAGCTCACGAAGAGTTTGGTGCCTTATACTCGAAAATACCTTCACTAGTATTCCAGATATGGCTGCCTTATTCGTCGGATcgaaatttttgcaatatttaccactctttgtatataaaaacaag GATCTCTACAAAAATTGTCGAAGCACGTGTAAACGGATACTTCCAGTCGTGGGCGGTACGCACAACGAGACCTGGTGTCAGCCGGGTTACTATCAGAATATTCGTTCTTTTCTGGCCGAGCTCAGGGAAAATCCTCCTCCTCCGAGAGTGGTATCTAGTCATTGGCAGATTGATGATATCTAG